The following is a genomic window from Pseudomonadota bacterium.
CAAAGCTCGTCCATGTTCATCGACAGCGGTGCGCGCGTGGCCCGATCCGCCTTCTTGCTGAAGCGCACGCCGGTCAGGTGAGCTCCCGTGAACCACCAAGGCTGCAGCTCCTCGATCTCGAGGCTGATCCCGGTGCGGTGCAGCCGACCCAGGGAGTCCTCTCGCAGCTCCGCCTGCTGGATGATGTAGTCGCGCAGCCTGTGGTAGGGAAACGTGAAATAGACGCCCAGCACGAAGAACGCCGCGAAGAAGCCACCGTAGCCTGCCCACTTGGCGACGGTTCGCAGCGCTCCGAATCGCGATCCCAGTACGCGCGATGGTCGTTCAAGCACAGCCGTCGTAGCTTCCGTCGTCATGGTGAGCCAGGCTTCTTGGGGTTTGCTTTGCTGGCGTTGCCCAAGCGATCGAATGTAACCACGCCAAGCTTGACGTTGTAGCGATCACCGTCTTGGTAGTGCTCGACCTGCAGGTTTTCTATGGCGACCGGGTAGCGGCTGTTCTTGATCGAGGCAAGCATTTCCATCACGGGCGTCAAGGCCACACCTGGCATGCTGATGCGCACGTTGCGCCGGCGGAAGCCACCTTCGTCCTTTTCCGGCTGATCGACGACTTCTCGGATCGAAAGCTCCTTGTCGTGCGCCTTGCCTTCCAGGAAGCTCCCCAGCTGGGGGGCTTTCTGGCGGTAGCGCAGCTCCGCAGCTTGGCGCTCGTGCAGCAGCTGTGTCAGCTTGGGCCG
Proteins encoded in this region:
- the gspN gene encoding type II secretion system protein GspN, whose protein sequence is MTTEATTAVLERPSRVLGSRFGALRTVAKWAGYGGFFAAFFVLGVYFTFPYHRLRDYIIQQAELREDSLGRLHRTGISLEIEELQPWWFTGAHLTGVRFSKKADRATRAPLSMNMDELWIRAAPWSLLFGGAAVSFDGRVGGGSLRGTWKRTATGQQIDATLRSV
- the gspM gene encoding type II secretion system protein GspM, which encodes MTTGLDRLRSAWAGLTDREKRLVGLLAVVVAALLALLPLVVMALNNSALRQQNDELEALLDTLARRRPKLTQLLHERQAAELRYRQKAPQLGSFLEGKAHDKELSIREVVDQPEKDEGGFRRRNVRISMPGVALTPVMEMLASIKNSRYPVAIENLQVEHYQDGDRYNVKLGVVTFDRLGNASKANPKKPGSP